Proteins encoded together in one Amphritea japonica ATCC BAA-1530 window:
- a CDS encoding AAA family ATPase, with amino-acid sequence MKHTPGFQIQTIIHRGKHCTVSRALRDSDLQPVIIKQLNRNITTPEDIGRFEHEYELLSSLDIEGVATPLPLNSIDNQTTLILPDLGGLSLRQMMQKKRYPWEQVLPMVICLSELLGRLHSERVIHKKLSPDNILWLPDTEDVQLIDFAISTRLAREQASWNSQQLSIDDLQYMAPEQTGRINRHIDYRSDFYSLGVVLYEMFCGRPPFRGEDRLQLIHCHIAKQPKAPNDINPALPEMLSRIILKLMAKDASERYQSSFGITEDLRKCLNCWNQQQNIPLFNIARKDISENFSVPQRLYGRAAIIQKLRSSFDHRAPQSQELILITGYAGIGKSSLVHELRHYIHEQNGRFISGKFDQFRRNRPYSGIFLALQGLIRQLLTESDQDISVHRDLICKALGQSAHTLISLVPELELIIGKPLTSQRLSIFEEQNRFSILVKALISAFATPETPLLLFLDDLHWGDLASFNLISSLCEDGDMPNLLIVSSYRDQAVGHSHPLALTINRLKQGNCRISEILLEPLNKTQTTRLIADTLRTEPQHCTALAQICMEKTQGNPFFLIQLLYSLYDEGLISFHQNRWQWDETKIQSREMSDNVIDLMVSKIQKLSDESQKALQMAACIGSPFDLNTLSVVLEQSENTTTKNLMDAVREGLLIPLDINYASSSGLTFDRHRFRFIHDRIQQAAYSLIPENLRQALHLKIGQLLQQRVSNRHNIPVFEVTNHLNSARNLIESEDQLIELASLNCQSGIQALDSAAFDAAQEYFQTGIELLSEDRWQQHYDLTLSLYTSGTEAAYISSQFEQMNYLIDQVIENSNNILDQVKVYEIRIQSHVARNQFEQAMQVALQILRMLGVELPVKPSKRQTWQGVLRTQWLLHRRSREQILEAKPMQDPYDLAALSILASMFGVVKFSSSALRPLVMAKEVELTLTRGLTAHSSMAFAGYGGILCGTYSAINQGYALGKIAMELDQRQPNRLIHHRTSSLFDTYVRHWKEPLNLSLESLLDGHQQALDCGDIEWGSYCLAAWIQFAFNQTTNFAELKPIIENHTASLRQYGQKQSTQYSLLALQAIDNLLGNSDDPTRLFGDFFSQQLLDEIHQEDHRTAICLYHYYSAILCFIMGSYQQANHHCETGSPYLPHIGGTYTAPCFEFIIALSQIALIPETSILQQSNKLKKVRQILRRFKRWARHCPENHQHVEHLLQAELYRVNRHFSKAMDFYDSAINAAQKNHFYLIAALARELAGRCYIEWDKQNIARTYLNEAWNGYLHLQLKPKLHQLQTQYPELFGGRNLSENNRNNTLVSVDQAEHFSNQQLDTISVIRSSQAISDEIVLEKLLGRLMALALESAGAQRAILILKEKGNLYIEAETVLERAPQFFNSLALDNNTTLPVSIVHYAARTKEIVVLSDAHRHDMFMQDSYIRKHKPRSLLCMPILYHGELTALLYLENNQSRNVFDPSRMETLQILSAQAAISIENAKLYSSLEHSEQEFRSLFENTVEAIFRASAQGHFISANPALAELLGYRNPEEFLNTITDIGSQCFINSQDLHQFLNLLSDDNRVTGFETEWQRRDGSPVNVSISARRELDDQGKPLYYEGSLTNITERKAKEQAQLNLQKSEAASQAKSEFLATISHEIRTPMNGILGMAQLLEKGHLHPEQQKQVKAIYQSGQTLLSILNDVLDFTKAEAGQVELDQTPFSVSQVLDELELMLRPMMQEKHLSFELNILDPLPDTIFGDRRSLGQVLMNLCANAIKFTQQGFVKISVKCIQTVQSANISFIVEDSGIGIPEESHHRIFQHFSQADSSITRRYGGTGLGLAISKKIVELQQGQIGFSSSEGHGSQFWFSIPYVLTSADQSNTTAVSAPKPGQPLHILLVEDTVINQLVAQGLLESDGHQVDIAENGYTALQKHNQNNYDLILMDIHLPDMDGMETTRRIRAHLNPKKANIRVIALTASVTEAEINNYHAAGIDAVVGKPLQYKELQQLIGKHNTNLETANTFMTNPVEEGSSSKLTTATRNEVPLLNQHLVDQHCSMLGQEKFTKLIDQLQQQCEQLTTKMEQSRLQGNDEQFRNIAHQLAGASANFGLLALSLKSKALEEENEAITEGTHAELNTLLEISLKELHQHTQQSRSGN; translated from the coding sequence ATGAAGCATACTCCTGGCTTTCAGATCCAGACAATTATTCACCGTGGTAAACACTGCACTGTCAGTCGCGCTCTTCGAGACAGTGACCTTCAACCGGTCATCATTAAGCAACTCAATAGAAATATCACAACCCCGGAAGATATCGGTCGTTTTGAACATGAGTATGAGTTACTCAGTTCACTGGATATCGAGGGTGTAGCCACGCCATTACCCCTAAACAGTATTGATAACCAAACAACGCTCATACTCCCTGACCTGGGCGGCCTTTCCCTCAGACAGATGATGCAAAAAAAGCGCTACCCCTGGGAGCAGGTATTACCCATGGTGATCTGCCTCAGCGAGCTGCTGGGTCGGTTACACAGTGAAAGGGTTATCCATAAAAAACTATCACCCGATAACATCCTTTGGTTACCTGACACCGAAGATGTTCAGCTAATCGACTTTGCAATTTCTACCAGGCTAGCCCGAGAGCAAGCCAGCTGGAATTCACAGCAACTATCCATCGATGATCTGCAATATATGGCACCGGAGCAAACCGGGCGCATCAATCGTCATATCGATTATCGCAGTGATTTTTATAGTCTGGGAGTGGTGTTGTATGAGATGTTCTGCGGACGCCCTCCCTTTAGGGGGGAAGATCGGCTACAACTGATCCACTGTCATATAGCCAAACAACCCAAAGCCCCTAATGATATTAATCCAGCATTACCTGAGATGCTAAGCCGGATTATTCTAAAACTAATGGCCAAAGATGCATCCGAACGATATCAGTCAAGTTTTGGTATCACCGAAGATCTCAGGAAATGTCTTAATTGCTGGAATCAGCAACAAAACATCCCACTCTTTAACATAGCCCGCAAAGATATCTCTGAAAACTTTTCCGTACCGCAACGTCTTTATGGACGTGCCGCAATTATTCAGAAACTACGCAGTAGCTTTGATCACAGAGCCCCTCAAAGCCAGGAGTTAATTCTAATTACCGGCTATGCGGGCATTGGAAAATCAAGCCTTGTGCACGAGCTGCGCCACTATATCCATGAGCAAAATGGTCGTTTTATCAGTGGTAAGTTCGATCAATTTCGCCGAAACAGACCCTACTCAGGTATATTTCTCGCCTTACAGGGATTAATCAGACAGTTATTGACTGAAAGCGATCAGGATATCTCTGTCCATCGCGATCTTATATGTAAAGCACTGGGACAAAGCGCACACACTCTTATAAGTCTGGTACCAGAACTTGAACTGATCATTGGGAAACCATTAACGTCTCAGCGACTGTCTATTTTTGAAGAACAGAACCGTTTCTCTATTCTGGTCAAAGCACTCATTAGTGCATTTGCGACGCCTGAAACCCCACTCCTTCTGTTTCTTGACGATCTACACTGGGGTGATCTGGCATCTTTCAACCTGATCTCTTCTTTATGTGAAGATGGCGATATGCCTAATCTACTGATTGTCAGTAGTTATCGTGATCAGGCTGTCGGCCATTCACACCCTTTGGCATTGACAATAAATCGATTGAAACAGGGAAATTGTCGCATTAGCGAGATTCTCCTTGAACCGCTTAACAAAACTCAAACGACCCGATTGATCGCTGATACTTTACGCACTGAGCCTCAGCATTGCACAGCACTCGCTCAGATCTGCATGGAGAAAACCCAGGGAAATCCATTCTTTTTAATCCAGCTACTCTACTCACTTTATGACGAAGGGCTAATCAGCTTCCATCAAAACCGCTGGCAATGGGACGAAACTAAGATTCAATCTCGGGAGATGAGCGATAACGTTATCGATCTGATGGTCAGTAAGATTCAAAAACTCTCAGATGAAAGCCAGAAAGCCCTGCAAATGGCTGCCTGTATCGGTAGCCCGTTTGATCTTAATACCCTGTCTGTTGTGTTAGAACAAAGTGAAAACACCACGACAAAGAACCTGATGGATGCTGTTCGCGAAGGTTTATTAATTCCTTTGGATATCAACTATGCCAGCAGTTCTGGCCTGACATTTGATCGCCATCGATTTAGATTTATACATGACCGAATTCAACAAGCCGCCTACTCTCTGATTCCGGAAAACCTGCGACAAGCATTACACCTGAAGATCGGCCAGCTTTTGCAGCAGCGCGTTTCAAATCGGCACAACATTCCGGTATTCGAGGTCACTAATCACCTCAACAGTGCCCGAAACCTGATCGAGTCAGAAGATCAGTTGATAGAGCTCGCCTCGCTTAACTGTCAATCAGGCATACAGGCGCTGGACTCAGCTGCCTTTGATGCTGCCCAGGAGTACTTTCAGACGGGTATTGAGTTACTCTCAGAGGATCGCTGGCAACAACATTACGATCTAACATTATCGCTTTATACCAGTGGAACAGAAGCCGCTTACATTAGCTCTCAGTTCGAACAGATGAACTATCTGATCGATCAGGTTATTGAGAATAGCAACAATATTCTGGATCAGGTAAAAGTCTATGAGATAAGAATTCAATCTCATGTTGCCAGAAATCAGTTCGAGCAAGCGATGCAAGTCGCTCTGCAAATATTACGCATGCTAGGCGTTGAGCTACCCGTCAAACCCAGTAAAAGGCAGACCTGGCAGGGAGTACTTCGTACCCAATGGCTGTTACATCGACGTAGCCGGGAGCAGATCCTGGAAGCCAAACCGATGCAAGACCCCTACGACCTGGCAGCATTATCAATTCTGGCCAGTATGTTCGGAGTAGTGAAGTTTTCCAGTTCGGCCTTACGCCCCCTGGTTATGGCTAAAGAAGTAGAGCTAACACTGACTCGTGGACTGACAGCGCATTCCTCTATGGCTTTTGCCGGGTATGGCGGTATTTTGTGTGGTACATATTCAGCCATCAATCAGGGTTATGCGTTAGGTAAAATCGCCATGGAGCTTGACCAGCGCCAGCCGAATAGACTAATTCACCACCGAACCAGCTCTCTGTTTGATACCTATGTACGGCACTGGAAAGAACCTCTGAATCTATCACTCGAATCCTTACTCGACGGACATCAACAAGCGTTAGACTGCGGGGATATCGAATGGGGTAGTTACTGTCTTGCAGCCTGGATTCAGTTTGCGTTTAATCAAACAACTAATTTCGCAGAACTAAAACCCATCATAGAGAATCACACGGCTTCTCTCCGGCAATATGGCCAGAAACAATCCACTCAATATTCACTGCTGGCCCTGCAAGCGATAGATAACCTACTAGGTAATAGCGATGATCCAACCCGCTTATTTGGAGATTTCTTCAGCCAGCAATTATTAGATGAAATCCACCAGGAAGATCACCGCACAGCGATCTGTCTGTACCACTATTACAGTGCAATACTCTGCTTTATTATGGGGAGCTATCAACAGGCAAATCACCATTGTGAAACAGGTAGCCCTTACCTGCCACACATTGGCGGAACCTATACGGCCCCCTGCTTCGAATTTATAATCGCACTTTCCCAGATAGCGCTTATTCCTGAAACCAGTATTCTGCAACAAAGTAATAAGTTAAAAAAAGTACGCCAAATTCTACGACGATTTAAACGTTGGGCACGCCATTGTCCAGAAAACCATCAACACGTTGAGCATCTTCTACAGGCTGAATTGTATCGCGTTAATCGCCACTTCAGTAAAGCGATGGACTTTTACGATAGCGCGATCAATGCTGCCCAAAAGAACCACTTTTACCTTATCGCCGCCCTGGCCCGGGAGTTGGCTGGTCGTTGCTATATTGAATGGGATAAACAGAATATTGCCCGCACCTACCTAAACGAGGCCTGGAATGGCTACCTCCACCTACAACTCAAACCAAAACTACACCAACTACAAACGCAATATCCTGAGTTATTCGGTGGTCGGAATCTCAGCGAGAATAACAGAAACAACACACTTGTCAGCGTCGATCAGGCTGAGCATTTCTCCAATCAACAACTGGACACTATCTCGGTTATCCGTTCCTCCCAGGCTATTTCAGATGAAATAGTGCTCGAGAAACTTTTGGGAAGACTAATGGCACTGGCGCTGGAAAGTGCCGGCGCCCAGCGGGCAATTCTTATTCTTAAAGAAAAAGGTAATCTCTATATAGAAGCGGAAACAGTCCTTGAAAGAGCGCCTCAGTTTTTCAACAGTCTGGCTCTGGATAACAATACAACCTTGCCGGTGAGCATTGTTCATTACGCCGCCCGTACCAAAGAGATTGTGGTACTCAGTGATGCCCACCGTCACGACATGTTTATGCAGGATAGTTATATCCGCAAGCACAAACCCCGTTCGTTACTTTGCATGCCAATTTTGTATCACGGTGAACTAACCGCCCTTCTTTATTTAGAAAATAACCAAAGCCGAAATGTATTTGACCCTTCCCGAATGGAAACCCTGCAAATTCTCTCAGCACAGGCGGCAATCTCCATCGAGAATGCAAAACTTTACTCAAGTCTGGAGCATTCAGAACAGGAGTTTCGCTCACTGTTTGAAAATACTGTGGAAGCAATTTTCAGAGCCAGCGCACAAGGTCACTTTATCTCAGCCAACCCCGCCTTAGCCGAACTACTCGGATACCGAAACCCTGAAGAATTCCTCAACACCATCACTGATATTGGTAGTCAGTGCTTTATCAACAGCCAGGACCTGCACCAGTTCCTGAATCTTTTGTCTGATGATAACCGGGTGACAGGCTTCGAAACAGAGTGGCAACGGCGGGATGGCTCACCGGTCAATGTCTCCATTTCGGCACGAAGAGAACTAGATGATCAGGGCAAACCCCTCTACTACGAAGGCTCTCTTACTAATATCACTGAACGTAAAGCAAAAGAGCAAGCTCAGCTAAACCTTCAAAAATCTGAGGCCGCCAGTCAGGCGAAGTCTGAGTTCCTGGCAACAATTAGTCACGAGATAAGAACGCCTATGAATGGCATTCTCGGCATGGCTCAACTACTTGAGAAAGGCCATCTCCACCCTGAACAACAGAAACAAGTGAAGGCAATTTATCAATCCGGGCAGACCCTGTTATCTATCCTCAATGATGTACTCGACTTTACCAAAGCAGAAGCCGGCCAGGTTGAACTGGACCAGACCCCCTTCTCTGTCAGTCAGGTACTCGATGAACTCGAATTGATGCTACGACCCATGATGCAGGAAAAACACCTTTCATTTGAACTGAATATTCTTGACCCTTTACCTGACACCATATTCGGTGACCGACGGAGCCTGGGACAAGTTTTGATGAACCTTTGCGCCAATGCGATTAAATTCACCCAACAAGGTTTTGTTAAAATATCAGTCAAATGCATCCAAACGGTTCAATCAGCAAACATCAGCTTCATTGTTGAAGATAGCGGTATCGGTATTCCAGAAGAGTCACATCATCGTATTTTTCAACATTTCTCGCAGGCTGACTCTTCCATTACTCGTCGCTACGGCGGTACCGGACTGGGTCTTGCCATAAGTAAAAAAATTGTTGAACTTCAACAGGGACAGATCGGCTTTAGCAGCTCCGAGGGACACGGCAGCCAGTTCTGGTTCAGTATCCCCTATGTATTAACTTCTGCAGACCAGAGTAATACTACAGCGGTGTCAGCACCAAAACCCGGACAACCCCTGCACATTCTTTTGGTTGAGGATACGGTCATCAATCAACTGGTTGCTCAGGGACTACTGGAAAGCGATGGTCATCAGGTCGACATTGCAGAAAACGGCTATACCGCCCTGCAAAAACATAATCAAAATAACTATGATCTGATACTCATGGATATTCATCTTCCCGATATGGATGGCATGGAAACCACACGCCGAATACGGGCACACCTAAACCCTAAAAAAGCCAATATTCGAGTAATCGCTCTCACCGCTAGCGTTACTGAGGCGGAAATCAATAACTATCATGCTGCGGGTATTGATGCGGTGGTAGGTAAACCGCTTCAATACAAAGAACTGCAACAGCTAATCGGTAAGCACAATACTAACCTTGAGACCGCTAATACCTTTATGACAAACCCTGTTGAAGAAGGATCCAGTTCGAAATTGACTACTGCCACGCGTAATGAGGTTCCTCTGCTGAACCAACACCTGGTTGACCAACACTGCTCCATGCTTGGGCAGGAAAAATTCACCAAACTGATCGATCAGCTACAGCAACAATGCGAACAACTTACAACTAAGATGGAACAATCGCGCCTGCAGGGCAATGACGAACAATTTCGAAATATTGCTCACCAGTTGGCGGGGGCATCGGCGAATTTTGGTCTTCTGGCCCTGTCACTAAAATCCAAAGCATTAGAGGAGGAAAACGAAGCGATAACGGAGGGTACACACGCGGAGTTGAATACTCTTCTGGAAATAAGCCTAAAAGAACTACACCAACATACCCAACAGAGCCGTTCAGGCAACTGA
- a CDS encoding aldehyde dehydrogenase family protein: MKEYSLIIKGQKVAGNGGNFDVLNPATEEVVALCPQASLEQLDEAVVAAQACFETWQYSSHDERKKLLHDIADRIEVNAAELAQIVVEEQGKPMFLAQAEVGGAVAWTRATADLELPIDILEENESKRIEIHRKPLGVVGSITPWNWPLMIAVWHIMPAIRSGNTVVSKPSGLTPLNTLRLVEIINEVAPPGLVNIVTGEGDIGNGMTKHQGIRKIVFTGSTPTGQTIMRGAADNLKRLTLELGGNDAGIVLADADPAAIAEAIFQTSFLNMGQTCAALKRLYVHDSIYEEMCEKLAEVAAKQVVGNGQTEGVTFGPIQNRKQLNLVNGLVEDARANGARVLCGGSPIEGAGYFYPPTIVADVTDGCRLVDEEQFGPVLPVIRYSDVEDAIKRANAADVGLGGSVWSSDTAKAAKIAARLECGTAWVNGHAELLPYAPFGGCKMSGFGVEFGQEGLLEYTSAQVININK, from the coding sequence ATGAAAGAGTATTCACTGATTATTAAAGGTCAGAAAGTCGCCGGTAACGGTGGCAATTTTGACGTTTTGAACCCAGCGACTGAAGAAGTTGTTGCTCTCTGTCCTCAAGCCAGTTTAGAGCAGCTTGATGAGGCAGTAGTTGCGGCACAGGCCTGCTTTGAAACCTGGCAATATTCTAGTCATGATGAGCGTAAAAAATTGTTACATGACATAGCCGATCGTATTGAAGTCAATGCTGCTGAATTGGCTCAGATTGTTGTTGAGGAGCAAGGTAAACCTATGTTTCTTGCACAGGCTGAAGTGGGCGGCGCTGTTGCCTGGACCCGTGCGACAGCAGACCTCGAGCTACCAATCGATATTCTTGAAGAAAACGAGAGTAAGCGAATCGAAATCCACCGTAAACCGCTTGGCGTTGTCGGTTCTATAACGCCGTGGAACTGGCCGCTGATGATTGCTGTCTGGCATATTATGCCGGCTATCCGTTCTGGTAATACTGTCGTTTCTAAACCTTCAGGTCTGACACCGCTAAACACGTTGCGATTGGTCGAAATTATCAATGAAGTGGCGCCGCCAGGGCTGGTCAATATTGTTACCGGAGAAGGTGATATTGGTAACGGCATGACGAAGCATCAGGGCATCCGTAAGATTGTATTTACGGGCTCTACTCCAACAGGTCAGACCATCATGCGAGGGGCCGCTGATAACCTCAAACGCCTGACGCTTGAGCTAGGCGGTAACGATGCAGGTATTGTACTAGCGGATGCCGACCCAGCTGCGATAGCTGAAGCTATCTTCCAGACCTCATTCCTTAACATGGGGCAGACTTGTGCTGCATTGAAACGCCTTTATGTTCATGACTCTATCTATGAAGAGATGTGTGAGAAATTGGCAGAAGTGGCTGCTAAACAGGTGGTGGGCAATGGTCAGACAGAAGGCGTTACTTTTGGTCCTATTCAGAACAGGAAGCAATTGAATCTGGTTAATGGGTTAGTCGAAGATGCCCGTGCTAATGGTGCACGAGTTCTATGCGGCGGCTCTCCGATAGAAGGCGCCGGATATTTTTATCCGCCAACCATTGTTGCTGATGTTACTGATGGCTGCCGTCTTGTTGATGAGGAACAGTTTGGCCCTGTATTACCTGTAATTCGTTACAGTGATGTTGAAGATGCGATTAAACGGGCAAATGCGGCCGATGTAGGGCTGGGAGGCTCAGTCTGGTCTTCTGATACTGCTAAAGCGGCAAAAATAGCAGCCCGTCTGGAATGTGGAACCGCTTGGGTGAATGGCCATGCCGAGTTGCTACCATATGCGCCATTTGGCGGCTGTAAAATGTCGGGATTTGGTGTTGAATTTGGTCAGGAAGGTTTATTGGAATACACATCGGCTCAGGTTATTAATATTAATAAATGA
- a CDS encoding M15 family metallopeptidase, with protein sequence MHRLTPSSADVLAIPVRECGEPLVDIRVMAGLQYGPPPECPETQNDYTFVRQGVYERLLHAQSLLPRGVALRLYEGYRSLNVQRMLFADELDRVRERQPELPESELFEETTRMVSAVAYPDGTLNIPPHNTGAAVDLFLVDESGQALDFGMDIYKWIETEPDLCLTHAPGISDVVVQNRQMLVDAMTSAGFVNYLQEWWHFSYGDRFWAYLSGHDHAIYGGVSHQ encoded by the coding sequence ATGCACAGATTGACACCTTCCTCCGCTGACGTGCTTGCTATCCCCGTTCGTGAATGTGGCGAACCACTTGTTGATATTCGTGTTATGGCGGGGCTGCAATACGGGCCCCCACCGGAATGCCCCGAAACGCAGAATGACTATACCTTTGTCCGGCAAGGGGTTTATGAACGCTTGCTGCATGCACAGTCACTGTTACCAAGAGGGGTTGCTTTGCGGCTATATGAGGGTTATCGAAGTCTTAACGTTCAACGTATGTTATTTGCCGATGAGCTTGATAGAGTGCGTGAGCGCCAGCCAGAGCTGCCTGAATCAGAGCTGTTTGAAGAAACGACCCGGATGGTATCAGCGGTCGCTTATCCGGATGGAACGCTCAATATTCCTCCGCACAATACCGGTGCAGCAGTCGATCTGTTTCTGGTTGATGAGAGTGGCCAGGCGCTGGATTTCGGTATGGATATTTATAAGTGGATAGAAACAGAGCCTGATCTTTGTTTGACTCATGCGCCGGGAATTAGCGATGTCGTCGTGCAGAACCGTCAGATGCTGGTGGACGCTATGACGAGTGCCGGCTTTGTGAATTACCTTCAGGAGTGGTGGCACTTCTCATACGGCGATCGATTCTGGGCCTACCTGAGCGGCCATGATCATGCGATATATGGTGGGGTAAGTCACCAGTAA
- a CDS encoding cold-shock protein: MYTGTVKWFNNAKGFGFIVSPDFNEDLFVHYSSIVSEGYKSLKTGQEVQFEAAPKTEGVHAVNIMPLAAS; encoded by the coding sequence ATGTATACGGGTACAGTGAAGTGGTTTAACAATGCGAAAGGGTTTGGGTTTATAGTGTCTCCAGATTTTAATGAGGATCTGTTTGTCCACTATTCATCGATTGTTAGCGAAGGCTATAAAAGTCTGAAAACGGGTCAGGAGGTGCAGTTTGAAGCCGCACCGAAGACAGAGGGCGTACACGCTGTCAATATAATGCCGCTGGCAGCAAGTTAA
- a CDS encoding alginate export family protein, with translation MKKSNDRNVSGYLLTAAVAAATAAMAMPVQAYNLYSENGSELNLDIEAVVGTFSSDENYFGKTGDGSSWQEGYLKAGLSGSHALSELNSVYGGLNFVSSGTWGDGDAGGNTDGSERRTAVEDAYVGFRTDMLDLSFGRQNFSIGDGFLINGDALNLGEGVFPDSNRGGAYWLAARKAFNQTAIARIGGEDGLRGDLFYLESDNKAQSEVELGGANIEYVTETGTFGATYIKGLDAVDNAKRDGQKTVSVRFQGNAGVENLFLSAEYADQSQGDSSDDANAWYAEAGWTFSDVAWTPQLTYRYTKYEENFDSLFFGFNRGYGTWFQGEVAANYAGPFGSSASIQHVALKASPTEMLSVGALYFDFSDSTTFGANSEGQELDLYAEWVVNEHLIISPLIGVYSPDSSNQTQNTTSDNFYAQVIAIVPF, from the coding sequence ATGAAGAAATCAAATGACCGGAATGTGTCTGGTTATCTGCTGACAGCAGCTGTTGCAGCAGCAACCGCAGCAATGGCTATGCCAGTACAGGCGTACAATCTTTATAGTGAAAATGGTTCTGAACTGAACCTGGATATCGAAGCTGTAGTAGGTACGTTCAGTAGTGATGAAAACTATTTCGGCAAAACGGGTGATGGTTCCAGCTGGCAGGAAGGTTATCTTAAAGCCGGCTTGAGCGGTAGCCATGCCTTAAGCGAATTAAACTCTGTATACGGCGGACTTAACTTTGTTTCTTCAGGTACCTGGGGTGATGGCGATGCTGGCGGAAATACTGACGGTAGCGAACGTCGTACCGCAGTCGAAGATGCTTATGTCGGTTTCCGAACTGATATGCTGGACCTGTCTTTTGGTCGTCAGAACTTCTCAATCGGTGACGGGTTCCTTATCAACGGCGATGCATTAAATCTGGGTGAGGGAGTGTTTCCTGACTCAAACCGAGGTGGCGCATATTGGTTAGCAGCCCGTAAAGCATTCAACCAGACAGCGATTGCACGTATTGGCGGAGAAGATGGCCTGCGCGGCGATCTTTTCTATCTTGAATCAGATAATAAAGCACAGTCTGAAGTTGAGCTTGGCGGTGCAAACATTGAGTATGTTACTGAAACAGGTACTTTCGGTGCTACGTATATCAAAGGTCTTGATGCCGTAGATAATGCTAAGCGTGATGGGCAGAAGACTGTCAGTGTTCGTTTTCAGGGTAATGCCGGTGTCGAGAACCTGTTCCTGTCAGCGGAGTATGCTGATCAGTCGCAAGGTGACAGCTCTGATGATGCAAACGCATGGTATGCAGAAGCGGGCTGGACCTTTTCTGATGTAGCCTGGACGCCACAGCTGACCTATCGTTATACGAAGTATGAAGAGAATTTTGACTCGTTGTTCTTTGGCTTTAACCGTGGTTACGGAACCTGGTTCCAGGGCGAAGTGGCAGCCAACTATGCTGGGCCATTTGGTTCATCCGCATCTATTCAGCATGTTGCCCTGAAAGCATCTCCAACCGAAATGCTATCAGTCGGAGCGTTGTATTTTGACTTCAGCGACTCAACAACTTTTGGTGCTAACTCTGAAGGACAGGAATTAGATCTTTATGCCGAATGGGTTGTTAATGAGCATCTGATTATTAGCCCTCTGATTGGTGTCTATTCTCCTGATAGTAGTAACCAAACTCAGAATACTACTTCTGATAACTTTTATGCTCAGGTTATCGCGATTGTACCGTTCTGA